A portion of the Girardinichthys multiradiatus isolate DD_20200921_A chromosome 23, DD_fGirMul_XY1, whole genome shotgun sequence genome contains these proteins:
- the LOC124859781 gene encoding putative monooxygenase p33MONOX: protein MASGQGDIPALESGMSGLCAALSSPTGIACHNISYDEHMDTPMHHPPADMTVNIFWKDPIIPRHRFRNTAEVSENGGKITTCEASESPRSPLPVKAKATTLMSTLMSRKSQENMQKFEHQAGLAEAVYSPHKGLTTEDNHFYRLADGKLPKLRMPSGDFKEDRLSTSAQSTPSCTPPVTPSVTPSVTPLSSPAANRRNWFQLSSNPYLAAPEPNRPNPITDMGGNEGGGGGLDKWNFFGTRSVVHKSPTDPGSETSTGFSLQSYFGLQKSSTMDGTNTQINLKVEDPANFIPPKIEISDTERKLVYPRPHKLKPRDMNVLTPSGF, encoded by the exons ATGGCCTCGGGGCAAGGAGACATTCCAG CACTTGAGTCTGGCATGTCTGGCCTCTGTGCTGCCTTATCATCTCCCACTGGAATAGCTTGCCACAACATCAGCTACGATGAGCACATGGATACCCCGATGCATCACCCCCCTGCAGACATGACAGTCAACATCTTCTGGAAAGATCCCATCATCCCTCGGCACAGGTTCAGGAACACAGCCGAG GTAAGTGAAAATGGTGGGAAGATAACAACATGTGAAGCATCAGAATCACCCAGGTCCCCATTGCCTGTGAAAGCCAAAGCCACCACACTGATGAGTACCCTTATGTCAC GAAAATCTCAGGAAAACATGCAGAAGTTTGAGCACCAGGCCGGACTGGCTGAGGCTGTTTATTCCCCCCACAAGGGTCTCACTACTGAGGACAACCACTTTTACCGACTAGCTGATGGCAAACTGCCA AAGCTGAGGATGCCAAGCGGGGACTTCAAGGAGGACAGGCTTTCAACATCTGCACAATCGACCCCAAGTTGCACCCCTCCAGTCACTCCCTCTGTTACCCCTAGTGTTACTCCCCTCTCATCACCAGCTGCTAATCGCAG GAACTGGTTCCAGCTGAGTTCAAACCCTTATCTTGCTGCTCCAGAGCCCAACAGACCCAACCCTATCACAGACATGGGTGGAAatgagggaggaggaggaggattaGATAAGTGGAACTTCTTTGGAACCCGGTCTGTGGTACACAAATCCCCCACGGATCCAGGCTCTGAAACCAGCACAG GCTTCTCACTGCAGTCCTACTTCGGTCTGCAGAAGTCCTCTACGATGGATGGCACCAACACACAGATCAACCTAAAAGTGGAGGACCCTGCCAACTTCATACCTCCCAAGATTGAAATCTCAGACACTGAGCGTAAGCTGGTTTATCCACGACCACACAAGCTGAAACCCCGGGACATGAATGTTTTAACACCTTCGGGTTTTTGA
- the LOC124859844 gene encoding C-X-C motif chemokine 10-like, with protein sequence MSGIMKVLLLLAVAICISKAQLNEPGQSCLCQRVRNGISTRSDIKDIQIYPATIFCDKVEIVVTSGRGFRYCLNPELQAVKRMLTRIMKTKTTFKPNSTTSGNSPTAQM encoded by the exons ATGTCCGGCATCATGAAGGTGTTGCTGCTCCTGGCCGTTGCAATCTGCATCTCTAAAGCTCAGC TGAATGAACCAGGACAGAGCTGTCTTTGTCAGCGTGTCAGAAACGGCATCTCCACAAGGTCTGACATAAAGGACATCCAGATTTACCCAGCGACTATTTTCTGTGACAAAGTGGAGATTGT TGTGACCAGTGGAAGAGGTTTCCGCTACTGTCTGAACCCTGAACTGCAGGCTGTGAAAAGGATGCTTACCAGAATCAT GAAGACAAAGACCACCTTCAAACCCAACAGCACCACCTCAGGCAATAGTCCCACAGCTCAGATGTGA